In Trichoderma asperellum chromosome 1, complete sequence, a single window of DNA contains:
- the GTR1 gene encoding GTP-binding protein gtr1: MQPFALFARAQPIGSRGIASNRLTSLSRHLSTTARAMAPTVKETDYLVIGGGSGGLGSARMASAKYGVKSLIVEAGRLGGTCVNVGCVPKKITYNAAALAEAIHDSKHYGFSVEHTAPFDWSTFKAKRDAHIAKLNGIFAKNLANDTVDYLHGWGRLLSKNQAEVTLDDGSKVLVNAKKILIAVGGKPAPPPQIPGAELGTNSDGFFEIEKQPKKVAIIGAGYIAVEFAGMFNALGTETHLFIRGKTFLRSFDPMIQESVTNEYDRLGVNVHRESQATKIEKDANGKLSVTYRDGQGNESTLHDVDNLIWAIGRVPETKGIGLEEAGVKLDKKGHIVVDEYQTSTVDNIYAIGDVTGQVELTPVAIAAGRRLAHRVFGPPEFSTLKLTYDNIPSVVFAHPEVGAIGLTEPKAIEKYGKDNIKVYKSSFSGLYYVPMAPEDKGPTNYKLITAGPEEKVVGLHIMGQGSGEILQGFGVAVKMGATKEDFDNCVAIHPTSAEELVTLR, encoded by the exons ATGCAACCTTTCGCTTTGTTCGCGCGAGCACAGCCAATAGGCTCCAGAGGTATTGCTTCGAACCGACTAACTTCGCTATCCCGCCATCTATCGACCACAGCCCGCGCAATGGCTCCCACAGTAAAAGAAACCGACTACCTCGTTATCGGAGGCGGCAGCGGTGGCCTGGGCTCTGCCCGCATGGCCAGCGCCAAGTACGGCGTCAAGTCTCTGATTGTTGAGGCGGGCCGTCTGGGAGGAACTTGTGTCAATGTTGG ATGCGTTCCCAAAAAGATCACTTACAATGCTGCGGCTCTTGCCGAGGCAATCCACGACTCCAAGCACTATGGTTTCTCCGTCGAGCACACCGCCCCATTCGACTGGAGCACCTTCAAGGCCAAGCGTGATGCTCACATTGCGAAACTAAACGGCATCTTTGCGAAGAACCTGGCCAACGACACGGTCGACTATCTGCATGGATGGGGCCGACTGCTTTCCAAGAACCAGGCTGAGGTCACTCTGGATGACGGTTCCAAGGTGCTGGTCAATGCCAAGAAGATCCTCATCGCCGTCGGAGGCAAGCCTGCTCCCCCGCCTCAAATCCCCGGAGCCGAGCTGGGCACCAACAGCGACGGTTTCTTTGAGATTGAGAAACAGCCCAAGAAAGTGGCTATTATTGGCGCTGGCTATATCGCTGTTGAATTTGCCGGCATGTTTAATGCTCTCGGCACAGAAACACATCTCTTCATTCGAGGCAAGACCTTTTTGCGAAGCTTCGACCCCATGATCCAGGAGTCAGTCACCAACGAGTATGACCGCTTGGGAGTAAACGTCCACAGAGAGTCGCAGGCGACCAAGATTGAAAAGGACGCCAACGGCAAGCTCTCTGTCACTTACCGCGACGGACAGGGCAACGAAAGCACCCTTCACGACGTTGACAACCTGATTTGGGCCATCGGTCGAGTTCCCGAGACAAAGGGCATTGGCTTGGAGGAGGCCGGTGTGAAGCTGGACAAGAAGGGACACATCGTTGTTGACGAGTACCAGACCTCTACCGTTGACAACATTTATGCTATCGGCGATGTTACCGGCCAGGTTGAGCTGACGCCagttgccattgctgccgGGCGCCGTCTCGCACACAGAGTTTTCGGCCCCCCCGAGTTCTCAACACTGAAGCTCACCTACGACAACATCCCATCAGTCGTGTTTGCGCACCCCGAAGTTGGTGCCATCGGTCTCACAGAGCCAAAGGCCATCGAAAAGTACGGCAAGGATAATATCAAGGTTTACAAGTCGAGCTTCAGTGGCCTGTACTACGTTCCGATGGCCCCAGAGGACAAGGGGCCTACCAACTATAAGCTGATTACAGCCGGCCCTGAGGAAAAGGTCGTTGGTCTGCACATCATGGGCCAGGGAAGCGGAGAGATTCTGCAGGGCTTTGGCGTTGCTGTCAAGATGGGCGCAACCAAGGAAGACTTTGATAACTGCGTTGCCATTCACCCGACCAGCGCCGAAGAGCTGGTTACACTGCGATAA